A window of Streptomyces armeniacus contains these coding sequences:
- a CDS encoding DUF1801 domain-containing protein encodes MAEKSSGKPRLLSGGNPQIPKGDGEKPVRAFIDAMPGWKHEVGQRLDDLIVRTVPGPGLRKAVRWNSPFYGVEGNGWFLSFHCFARYVKVTWLNGTSLDPLPPGESKHPHVRYLDIHEDEELDEELVASWLRQAADLPGDDLF; translated from the coding sequence ATGGCGGAAAAGTCCTCAGGAAAGCCGCGGCTGCTGTCGGGCGGCAATCCGCAGATCCCGAAAGGCGACGGCGAAAAGCCCGTCCGGGCATTCATCGACGCGATGCCGGGCTGGAAACACGAGGTCGGCCAGAGGCTGGACGACCTGATCGTACGCACCGTCCCCGGCCCCGGGCTGCGTAAGGCCGTCCGCTGGAACTCGCCGTTCTACGGCGTCGAGGGCAACGGGTGGTTCCTCAGCTTCCACTGCTTCGCCCGATACGTGAAGGTGACCTGGCTCAACGGCACGTCACTCGATCCGCTCCCGCCGGGCGAATCCAAGCACCCGCACGTGCGCTACCTCGACATCCACGAGGACGAGGAGCTCGACGAGGAGCTGGTGGCGAGCTGGCTCCGGCAGGCCGCCGACCTGCCCGGCGACGACCTCTTCTGA
- a CDS encoding cytochrome c biogenesis CcdA family protein: MSVDIGYLAAFLGGLLALLSPCSALLLPSFFAYSVSGAGRLLARTGIFYLGLCTTLVPLGVAGSFSSRLFYGHRDLLIAIGGWTIIALGVAQMLGFGFGSRRMQQAAGRIRPEQALSVYALGAVYGFAGFCAGPILGSVLTVSTMGGNAAYGGVLLAFYALGMAAPLFALAVAWHRFDLGRRRWLRGRPVRLGRLELHSTQLLSGALFVGLGAVFLAFDGTSALPGAVGVEREFAWEQRARDIGSAVPDTVLILAVTAVAAVIVAVSRRKGRAVRD; this comes from the coding sequence ATGAGTGTGGACATCGGCTATCTCGCGGCGTTTCTCGGAGGTCTGCTCGCCCTGCTCAGCCCGTGCAGCGCACTGCTCCTGCCGTCCTTCTTCGCGTACTCCGTCAGCGGCGCCGGCCGGCTCCTGGCCCGCACCGGCATCTTCTACCTCGGACTGTGCACCACGCTGGTGCCGCTGGGCGTGGCCGGCTCGTTCAGCAGCAGGCTTTTCTACGGGCACCGCGATCTCCTCATCGCGATCGGCGGCTGGACGATCATCGCGCTGGGCGTGGCGCAGATGCTCGGGTTCGGTTTCGGCTCGCGGCGGATGCAGCAGGCCGCGGGGCGGATCCGGCCGGAGCAGGCACTGAGCGTGTACGCGCTGGGCGCGGTGTACGGGTTCGCGGGGTTCTGCGCCGGGCCCATCCTGGGGTCCGTGCTGACGGTCTCGACGATGGGCGGCAACGCCGCGTACGGAGGCGTGCTGCTCGCCTTCTACGCCCTGGGCATGGCGGCCCCGCTGTTCGCCCTCGCCGTGGCCTGGCACCGCTTCGACCTGGGCCGACGGCGATGGCTGCGCGGGCGGCCGGTCCGGCTCGGACGGCTGGAGCTGCACTCGACGCAACTGCTCTCCGGAGCACTGTTCGTGGGGCTGGGGGCGGTGTTCCTGGCCTTCGACGGCACCAGCGCCCTGCCGGGCGCGGTCGGGGTGGAAAGGGAGTTCGCCTGGGAACAGCGCGCCCGGGACATCGGGTCCGCGGTGCCGGACACCGTGCTGATACTCGCCGTCACGGCCGTGGCCGCCGTCATCGTCGCGGTCAGCAGACGCAAGGGCCGCGCCGTACGGGACTGA
- a CDS encoding DsbA family protein — MNASRNNRTKTTLVLALVLVAALGLIGLSAFAGADSDSDSGGKPADTDTGTDARDSTSAQERALLALQRRTAGDPAAMGDKDAPVVLIEYSDFQCPFCGKFARDTKPELVEKYVDAGVLRLEWRHFPIFGDESQAAARAGWAAGEQGRFWEFHDLAYGKERKKNSGEFADGKLTAMAKAAGVKDLAKFKRDMESQAARQAVARDATEGQGLGVTSTPAFLINSTPLLGAQPTAVFKEAIDRARKAAAAKKPDDDGKTG; from the coding sequence ATGAACGCCAGCAGGAACAACCGTACGAAGACGACCCTCGTACTCGCCCTGGTCCTCGTCGCCGCCCTCGGCCTCATCGGCCTCTCCGCCTTCGCCGGCGCTGACTCCGACTCCGACAGCGGTGGAAAACCGGCCGACACCGACACCGGCACCGACGCGAGGGACTCCACCTCCGCACAGGAACGGGCGTTGCTCGCTCTGCAGCGCCGAACCGCGGGCGACCCGGCGGCCATGGGCGACAAGGACGCGCCGGTGGTCCTCATCGAGTATTCCGACTTCCAATGCCCGTTCTGCGGCAAGTTCGCGCGCGACACCAAGCCGGAACTGGTCGAGAAGTACGTGGACGCGGGCGTGCTGCGGCTCGAATGGCGCCACTTCCCGATCTTCGGCGACGAGTCGCAGGCCGCCGCGCGGGCCGGCTGGGCCGCCGGTGAGCAGGGCAGGTTCTGGGAGTTCCACGACCTGGCCTACGGCAAGGAGCGGAAGAAGAACAGCGGCGAGTTCGCCGACGGCAAACTGACCGCCATGGCGAAGGCGGCCGGGGTGAAGGACCTGGCCAAGTTCAAGCGGGACATGGAGAGTCAGGCCGCGCGACAGGCGGTGGCCCGCGACGCCACCGAGGGCCAGGGCCTCGGGGTGACCAGCACCCCCGCCTTCCTGATCAACAGCACCCCGCTGCTGGGCGCGCAGCCCACCGCGGTCTTCAAGGAAGCGATCGACCGAGCCCGCAAGGCAGCCGCGGCCAAGAAGCCGGACGACGACGGGAAGACGGGATGA